One segment of Rosa chinensis cultivar Old Blush chromosome 6, RchiOBHm-V2, whole genome shotgun sequence DNA contains the following:
- the LOC112174135 gene encoding probable indole-3-pyruvate monooxygenase YUCCA4: MGSCKDPKPNCGFVEGPIIVGAGPSGLAVAACLSNHGVPYLILEKSNCIASLWQQKTYERLKLHLPKQFCQLPLVGFPEDFPKYPTKYQFISYMESYASQFSIKPRFNQAVQNAAFDSASRLWRVQTQDFEYISRWLIVATGENAEPVIPDIHGIDKFKGRIIHTSLYKSGADFRNQRVLVIGCGNSGMEVSLDLCRSYNAIPHMVVRNTVHVLPREMFGFSTFQIAMTLLKWIPVKLVDRILLLVASLTLGNTDQLGLRRPKTGPIELKAATGKTPVLDVGALSQIKSGKIKVVENVKEITINGAKFMNGQEKEFDSIIFATGYKSNVPTWLKGCDFFTKEGMPKTPCPSCWKGNDGLYTVGFGRKGLSGTAYDAVKIAKDIADHWKTSKDYKSSITSGDSHIILLK; encoded by the exons ATGGGTTCTTGCAAAGACCCGAAACCGAATTGTGGGTTCGTTGAAGGGCCTATAATCGTAGGTGCAGGACCATCCGGTCTCGCAGTAGCTGCTTGCTTATCCAACCATGGCGTCCCTTATTTGATTCTTGAGAAAAGCAACTGCATAGCTTCTCTATGGCAACAAAAGACTTACGAACGACTCAAACTTCATCTTCCCAAACAGTTTTGCCAGCTTCCTCTCGTGGGGTTCCCTGAAGATTTCCCAAAATACCCCACAAAGTACCAGTTCATTTCCTACATGGAGTCCTATGCTTCCCAATTCTCAATCAAGCCGAGGTTCAACCAGGCCGTCCAAAACGCTGCGTTTGATTCGGCGTCGAGGCTCTGGAGGGTTCAGACCCAAGATTTCGAGTACATTTCCCGGTGGCTTATTGTGGCCACGGGAGAAAATGCCGAGCCGGTGATTCCCGATATTCATGGGATTGACAAGTTTAAAGGTCGGATTATTCATACCAGTTTGTACAAATCTGGGGCTGATTTCAGAAATCAAAGGGTTTTGGTTATTGGGTGTGGGAATTCTGGTATGGAAGTCAGCTTAGACCTTTGCAGATCATACAATGCAATCCCTCATATGGTTGTTAGGAACACT GTGCATGTTTTACCAAGGGAGATGTTTGGCTTCTCAACCTTTCAGATAGCAATGACACTTCTCAAATGGATTCCGGTAAAACTCGTGGACAGGATCCTACTACTGGTGGCTAGTTTGACTCTCGGCAACACGGATCAGTTGGGCCTCCGGCGGCCCAAGACCGGCCCAATCGAGCTCAAAGCGGCCACTGGAAAGACTCCGGTTCTCGATGTCGGAGCATTGTCACAAATAAAATCCGGCAAAATAAAG GTGGTTGAAAATGTGAAGGAGATAACAATAAATGGAGCCAAATTTATGAATGGACAAGAAAAGGAGTTCGATTCGATAATCTTTGCAACTGGGTACAAGAGCAATGTGCCTACTTGGCTCAAG GGTTGTGATTTTTTCACCAAAGAAGGAATGCCCAAAACGCCTTGTCCTAGCTGTTGGAAAGGAAATGATGGACTTTATACGGTTGGCTTCGGAAGAAAAGGCCTCTCCGGGACGGCGTACGACGCCGTTAAGATAGCAAAAGACATTGCTGACCATTGGAAGACAAGCAAGGACTACAAGAGTAGTATTACTTCTGGTGATTCCCATATCATCCTACTGAAATGA